The following proteins come from a genomic window of Daphnia carinata strain CSIRO-1 chromosome 6, CSIRO_AGI_Dcar_HiC_V3, whole genome shotgun sequence:
- the LOC130690424 gene encoding superoxide dismutase [Mn], mitochondrial-like, with translation MFRTLSQRVWPRTVFLRQKHTLPDLPYDYNALEPVISAEIMQLHHQKHHQTYVTMLNQAEEKFMEAKEKNDLKTMVALTPQLRFNGGGHINHSILWQNYSPKGGEPEGDLLKTIEANFGSFDTLRNGLSSSAVSLQGSGWTWLGYNKSTNSLAIATCANQDPLEPTTGLVPLLGIDVWEHAYYLQYKSVRADYVNNVFKIINWKDVATRLATARQ, from the exons ATGTTTCGAACGCTTTCCCAGCGAGTATGGCCAAG GACTGTCTTTTTACGTCAGAAGCATACTCTTCCCGATTTGCCATACGACTACAACGCTTTAGAGCCAGTTATTTCGGCGGAGATTATGCAACTGCATCACCAGAAGCATCATCAGACCTATGTTACCATGCTTAACCAAGCTGAAGAGAAGTTTATGGAAGCAAAGGAGAAGA ACGATTTGAAGACGATGGTTGCTCTTACGCCTCAGCTTCGTTTTAATGGTGGCGGCCACATCAATCATTCCATCCTTTGGCAGAATTACTCTCCTAAGGGAGGCGAACCTGAAGGAGACCTGTTGAAAACGATCGAAGCAAATTTTGGCTCATTTGATACGTTGAGGAATGGCCTGTCTTCTTCGGCCGTATCTCTCCAGGGTTCTGGATGGACCTGGTTGGGCTACAACAAGAGCACAAACAGCCTAGCTATTGCCACTTGTGCTAATCAAGATCCCCTGGAGCCCACAACAG GACTCGTTCCACTGCTTGGAATTGATGTTTGGGAGCATGCATACTACTTGCAGTACAAGAGCGTCCGAGCTGACTATGTCAATAATGTCTTTAAGATAATCAATTGGAAAGATGTGGCCACTCGACTGGCCACAGCAAGACAATAA
- the LOC130690393 gene encoding eukaryotic translation initiation factor 2-alpha kinase 3-like codes for MICLEMMTIDEVDEPDIFFTEPDPDHQWDGFTSRFLEDFKPLRLLGKGAFGLVFEARKRIDQKDYAVKRIKLPSNEEARAKVMREVTVLAELNHRNIVRYFHAWREFPPPGWQEMQDATELAKLASSSDDDGYRGDILNSSSTDEMIDTSESPLPSFASIFGVPNQSPARLNNRSSSSADLTTPKNTLNRNCNRYLYIQMELCRKESLAEWLMPKSRKPTRDIHQMYREILEAVAHLHSKGLIHRDLKPSNIFFAMDGTIKVGDLGLVKDMMTHDDVQQNEETSSVVGQDQKSLSCKNHTDQIGTRLYMSPEQVASKPYNHKVDVYALAIILFELLVEFSTGAERARVILDLKTSFQFPPNFKSQYGNAMEQLLIDMLSANPNRRPEVKDILLRPCIRANLETTSRKAKITPIKTNQTVNALAKKKYYKLLVIGDQNTGKTSIIHRYVHGVFRDRYQVTIGAGINLKEIKWNGTDALTLEFVDIGGEERSRLMTSAFYRKAVGAFVVTDVTQPNGFEAATLWKKDLDTKLRMHDDSLVPSVLLINKCDGETENGNLPNKEVDTVKVDRYCRQHKFSGWFDTSAKNDINIEEAVQFLVGKVLASETNETQVTSHDDSLNISSAPFNIRSCC; via the exons ATGATCTGCCTTGAGATGATGACGATCGACGAAGTGGATGAGCCGGACATCTTTTTCACTGAGCCAGATCCAGATCACCAATGGGATGGTTTCACATCTCGTTTTCTTGAAGATTTCAAGCCTCTTCGTTTGCTCGGGAAAGGTGCTTTTGGACTGGTCTTTGAAGCCCGCAAACGCATCGATCAAAAGGATTACGCTGTTAAGCGCATCAAATTGCCGTCCAATGAAGAGGCTAGAGCCAAAGTCATGAGAGAAGTCACG GTACTGGCTGAGTTGAACCATCGCAATATCGTTCGCTACTTTCACGCTTGGAGGGAATTCCCACCACCCGGATGGCAGGAAATGCAGGACGCTACCGAATTGGCCAAACTGGCGTCGTCGTCCGACGATGATGGCTATCGGGGCGACATTTTGAATTCAAGTTCTACCGATGAAATGATAGACACAAGTGAATCACCACTACCGTCATTTGCTTCGATCTTCGGTGTTCCAAACCAGTCGCCAGCCCGACTCAACAATCGCAGCTCTTCATCCGCTGATCTGACGACTCCGAAGAACACGCTGAATAGGAACTGCAACAGGTACCTGTACATCCAGATGGAACTGTGCCGCAAGGAGAGTTTAGCCGAGTGGTTAATGCCGAAGTCACGAAAACCGACACGCGACATTCACCAAATGTATCGTGAAATTCTCGAAGCAGTTGCCCATCTTCATTCAAAg GGTCTGATCCATCGTGATCTGAAACCGTCCAACATTTTCTTCGCCATGGACGGGACGATTAAAGTTGGCGATTTGGGATTAGTCAAAGACATGATGACGCACGACGACGTCCAGCAAAACGAAGAGACATCATCGGTTGTTGGCCAGGACCAGAAGTCATTGTCGTGCAAGAACCACACGGACCAGATCGGCACTCGGCTCTACATGAGTCCCGAACAAGTGGCGTCGAAACCCTACAATCACAAAGTTGACGTTTACGCCTTGGCCATAATCCTGTTTGAACTGTTGGTCGAGTTCTCTACCGGTGCGGAGCGTGCCCGCGTCATACTTGATTTGAAAACATCGTTCCAGTTCCCGCCGAACTTCAAAAGTCAATACGGCAACGCAATG GAGCAATTGCTTATCGATATGCTATCAGCCAATCCAAACAGACGACCAGAAGTCAAAGACATTCTTTTACGTCCATGCATTAGAGCCAATTTAGAGACGACGAGTAGGAAAGCCAAAATCACGCCGATCAAAACGAACCAAACG gtgaacgcgctagccaagaaaaaatattacaaGTTGCTGGTGATTGGAGACCAAAACACGGGCAAGACGTCCATCATTCATCGCTACGTTCACGGTGTGTTCCGCGACAGATACCAGGTGACGATTGGGGCAGGTATTAATCTCAAAGAAATCAAGTGGAACGGCACGGATGCGTTGACGTTGGAATTCGTCGACATAGGAG GTGAAGAGAGAAGTCGGTTAATGACGAGCGCCTTCTACAGGAAAGCTGTCGGCGCCTTCGTCGTAACGGACGTGACCCAACCCAATGGTTTCGAGGCAGCCACCTTATGGAAGAAAGACCTGGACACGAAATTGAGGATGCACGATGACAGTCTCGTGCCTTCTGTTCTCTTAATTAACAAG TGCGATGGAGAAACGGAAAACGGAAATCTTCCGAACAAAGAAGTGGATACAGTCAAGGTAGATCGCTATTGTCGCCAACACAAGTTCAGCGGCTGGTTCGACACGTCGGCCAAGAACGACATCAACATTGAAGAAGCTGTCCAGTTCCTCGTTGGCAAG GTGCTCGCTAGCGAGACGAACGAAACGCAAGTGACCAGTCATGACGACAGCCTCAACATTTCCTCAGCTCCTTTCAACATCCGCAGCTGTTGCTGA
- the LOC130690435 gene encoding rhamnose-binding lectin-like, whose product MMKYFGILCCFIVLVAIGAEAETEFICQFTSKTLACRNGKSLDIKFANYGRIGHNVCSRGGYRSGADRINNCYDESHTDLVGMLCNGQTTCVLPASNEVFGDTCPGVLKYLQVKYHCV is encoded by the exons A TGATGAAATATTTTGGCATCCTTTGCTGCTTCATCGTCCTAGTCGCCATCGGTGCGG AGGCGGAAACTGAATTCATCTGCCAGTTTACATCGAAAACGTTGGCTTGTCGAAATGGCAAGAGCCTCGACATCAAGTTCGCCAATTACGGTCGCATTGGTCACAACGTTTGCTCGCGCGGAGGTTATCGTTCGGGAGCCGACCGCATCAACAATTGCTACGACGAATCGCACACGGATTTGGTGGGCATGCTGTGCAACGGCCAGACCACCTGCGTGTTGCCCGCCTCCAACGAGGTGTTTGGCGACACTTGTCCGggtgttttgaaatatttgcaAGTCAAATATCATTGCGTCTAA